The genomic window tttttgttttttttaatattgtaaatctttcatgggttttctactacatatttcagtaagagacatcatttacattatataaagCAAAACAAGTCTTAATACCAGGGGTTCCCTTTAAGTAATGTTGTTTACCAACTCATAATTAGAACTGATTGATGAAAGTTAATTATTGCATTTGTAGGGGAGAgcggggtaagttgtcacataGGTAAGCTGCACTcttcataactccaaaactagaGAGGCTCTATTTCAAAAGTCAAATAGCCACTTTGTGTGACTTCTTCTTCTATAGTCAACTTAATGTTCACATGTGGTCAAGATTGCTCTAATCTGAGGTTAGCACAATTGTCTTATTTTTTggcttaaaaagtaaaaaatttgcACTTTAAATTTTATGCAATACAACTTTGTTAGGTATGaatgttaaaaattattatttttcacaaCATAGAGGAGACAATGACGTGTCTTTTGATACTTTAGCTGACGTGCTATGTTGAGTGAACCTTGAGATTTAGCCAACATTAGCACACATGTCAGTTTGGGGCAAGTTGTCTCAATGACTTTGGGACAAGTCATCacatgtgacaacttgccccagtACAAATAAACACATAGAACATGCTCAAAAAAGAGGTTCAACATGTTAAGTCAGTTATGTTCAGAGATTAAACATGTTAAGTTAAGCGAGTTATCTGCAGTATTCCATTCCGTTATCATGGATCTATGTGCAAGCCAGAGAAAGTTTGAGTTTAAAGTTCAAAGTAAAGTGGTCTTGCCACTTAATGTGTTTGGattgaaataattgtttttccaaATTCTCTAGGTATGATTGCTTATATTTCCAGTTCTgctttgaatttaaaaattaaaatcaataataacaATTAAGTAGTTGTGTTCTTATTTTTAGATAATCTTGTGTGACAACTTACCCGCCAATGGGGCAAATTGTCACAGATGCACATTCTCTATTCAACAGTCTACAACTCCATAATGAGATAAgatatgaaaatgtaatgaataCAACATATGTGCCAAAGACTTCCTTCTTTCATTTGGTATGACATTTATACCATTGTGATGTATGGTGCTCAGTAAATGATAGacagtgtgaaaagtgtgacaacttaccccgcTCTCCCctatataatttgtttttttcagaattttaagAAAACGTGTAAACAACTTGAATAAAAGAAATGTGTtcagtctgtcattaatgttagaCTGTTCGGCAGTCGAGACGTGTTAAAGACGGCACACGCAAGAAGACTCTTCTGGAGTTATATGTCATCAATATGTGACCCGTTCAGTGATGTGAGCTGCATTTACATGCCGGATAGAAATGGTGGCTAGCAAGAAAAAACAATCTAGCGTTACTTTTGTCTTTTCTTgatgagaaaatgaaaaaaacaaagatgTGTGTGTGCAGCAAGTGGTGGTTTGTTGTTGTGTCATTAATTGCATCATCAGGTGCACTCCTATTGGTCAAAAATTCtaacaatgacagaatttcgttggaggtaaaatttgatcaAAGTGGTCATTAATTGGCTGTTGGCGAACATGTGGCGATCAGAGTCTTCAGATTTAGGTCCAGGTGGACCAAAGGAATCTTTTATGATTCTCAAAAGTTGTGATGGCTAAATTGTGGCCAAAATTGTACAGTGTTAACTCAGCTTTAATACATATGTACCATGTCTGGTCTGTGTTTTGCTTCAGTTGGACTTTGTTAGTTTTGCTCTGTTCTCAGTTTAGTTTTCCTGTTTATGCTCATATTTTGCCATAGTTTTTGATTTGCCCTCATGGGCTTAACCTgtgtgttaattatcttgtttAGTCCCAGTGTGTCCCAGCCCTGTTTTTGATTCAGTCTTTGTCTGATCTTGTCTATGTAACAGTGGTCGTTCTGTGTataatgtgttttatttcaCGTTACCCTGAGAAGTGTTATTTTGCgcttgatttaattaaaaagaacTGCTTGCAATTAGATCCAGCTCTTTTATTTTCATCCTTGCTGCAACCGCTgctgacaatatttatttatttttttattttttttacaataatcattaaaacattttatgagttgaaaaataaataactgcatTTGTAATATCTAACATCTTTTCATTCACATAAAGCATGGGGCACCTATTTTTCTCtatttcttctctttctcttcaTGATGTTTTAAACTTATTAATCTCTGATAAAGATATAATTATTCACACTCATGTTCCAAACCTAAATCATTAGGATTGTGAAAAATTAAAGTTTATTGAAGTTCTGTGATCTTTTACTATATATTAATAGATTAATGGACATTTTGGACAGGATGATTTTTATATACAAATAATGAACAGGATGattgtatacatttttatcacttagcttaaatatgtatttttattttatttaataatgaaattCAGAAGCTAcataacatttaaatgtttccCAGAATACAAAATACGTATAATTGTTTCCCTGACAACCAGTTATCCTCAATGTTCGTCTTCATTCCATACTAAACAGAACTTATACTGACAACTGGTGGTGTGGATGCAGCATCACCAAACGTTTTCAGCTATTATCACCATCAATCCACTTCATGAAAATCATCTTTTATTAGGTTACTGATATGAAGGGAGTCTTCACCTCACTGTGAGTGGACATGGTTTAAACATTTTtcagaagtattgttcattgtgtAACTCAACCAGTAGCATtagctgattttttttaaatccctttCATTGATTCTTTGAGTACctttatatacagtaaaaaagCAACAAAACGATGAAAGTAGTCTTTGGTATATGTTTCTCTCTCCACAACTATGCCTCTGCTCTAACAAAATATCTGAGATTTTTGCAACTTGCAACTTGTTTGACTTGTTCCAAACCTTGTTCCTgcctcattcatttttctgtgtGTGCTGTCATTCCCAACAGCTGCTTTTACACGTAGGATTTGCCTTTAATCAGGTAGTAAGTGTTGTGTATTTTAATTGTGTATTTTAAACAAGTACAGCTACAGTCAGCATGTTGAGATCCCACAACAAAACTTCAAAATGTATGACTGATTCAGTTTCGCTGTGGGATCTCAACATGCTGACTAAGTGAAAATGACTTTTATTGCTGTTTCTCACAGGTTCTCACTCCTTGCAGTTCCTTGTAACTTGCATTAAAAGAGAGATGCCACTTCCTGAATTTAGTGTTTTATATATGTTGGATGACATCCCAGTTGGATATTATGATTCAGAGAAGAACAGCTTCATTCCAAGAGGAAATACTACAAATGAAGATGAGGAGGTTGATCACATAAATTATGGCATTAGGGAATATTTGCATCCTTTTATTTTGGGAAGACTTGCTGGAAGATTTGtgaacaaaacagaaaagaaagTGCAATGGGAAAACATACAAGTGACATTTAGACAAATTTTGCATGTATCATGCATGcaataatttcttaaaaaaataaaacttaagcTAGACTAAGCTAGTCAAGTTATGAACATATACTTTGGTGGTATTTGTTAAGAATAATCTTCTCAATCTTAACAGGTCCTGCAGTTCATCAGATGATGAATTTGTATGACGTGTCGGACAATGACAAACCTGGAGAGTTCAACACAAAGATTGCTTTTGATGGTTCCACTCCACTACAgatgaaatgtattttattgatAACACATTAACATATGAAGGCATAGAAAAACTGACAACACTACATCTAGAGATACACAAATGGCGTTATGCTACTGTATACTACCCATGCTGCACAATAGGTCTCAGAAAGTACCTTAAAAAGAGAGGAACGCAAGGAAAGAGGATAGGTAAGAGTTTCTCCTGTTTGTAAGACTGCCTATGGGGTGATTTGAGTCATGGATACAAATGAAGACATGCACATGGCCTAAAAATGgcttaaaaattaatattttcttttttttcatgagTGAATAAGTGCTTATAACCTTCATAAAATGTTGATCATCAGGCTCTGGAGTTCAAACTAAATATTACTTGTAATAATCTATATAATACTGTGGAAAGACAGACAAATTATGCTATTTCTTCagtgtcttcatttttattctgtTGTAGAATAGGCTACAAGTATTGTATCATTCATGATATACTGTAAAAGAGTATTTTCatacattaattaaaataatcatttcatacattttcattttcaaactgGACGTCACTTTGGGTAATGAGCTCTTaccgtgcgttcacaccgccgccggcgagagcgtcaacattcgccttggccgccctgccaacaacgctgtactgttcATTCAAACCGCCGCCGACGGGGAGGTCAAAGCAGAgccaaagtaaatgacaagtcgcgtcaaccaatcggaagcctctcaagcgaggacctctacattctAATTGGTCGCcgccgaaccgcgtcatagctcattaccataaagttaacctgatttcaactctcctcgacgctctcaccgtccaagacgcgccgcgccgctctcgccggagctcgccgccggctttcattgaaaatgaatgactagcgtcactttgacgctctcgccgccggcggtgtgaacacacagttagaaaacaatttaataatcaagacaaaaacatttaaagtcaATCTCTGTGTCTGTGGTTGTGGAACCATTTAATTTGGTGATTCCTTCAGTTGTGGTGGTTTTGGCTCTGATGATGGTGTTTGGAGCTGCAGCTGTTATATGGAAAAAACAATGTGCAGGTATGACAAGAACTGAAAGAAAACAAGAGAcagttacagaaaaaaacttAACAGTTAATCTCCTCAGAGTTAAGACTCTGGAGAGGATCAGTGAATCAGGACACTCCATGATGATTGAATCACCATCATTAAATAACCAAATTTATCTGATCagaattgcatttatttatttattttttaaataatcattttttCTTCCCTCAGATGCTGTGAAGAGGTGGAGCCCAAATGCTACAGACACAGACATTGATGCAGTAATGGGGGTGGAGGATATAAAAAATGAGCCATAAACAACTTTCACACACTCTACTGTTAACCataatccagtgtttttgttgtttaattgTTTGATTTATGGCTGTTTAACAGTAATACAAGAATTGGCAAAACCGTAAAGAAACAtcagaaaattaatttattatatttccaTCTTATTAGGACACAAAAAATACAacttgatctttttttttttttttaaatatgtcttttaatattaattttaatatttgcatCCCCCAGGATACGTTGCCACTTTGGGGatataaattaattgaaaactGAATTCTTGTTTGGCAATgccttttacaacattttaaactattttaaaacattttatactctaacaacataCAATAAACATCCTTTGTAACACATTCAAGAAGTGATAAACAATATTtatgaatacatttataatgtaaactCATTTAAGTTAATTCGTACAAATTTCATACTAGCCCTAAAAAGGGCAAGACCATAAAGAGAAATCAGAAAGttcattttttgctattttccATCTAATTAGtacataaataatacaatttcaggatttttggattttattttttattgtaatatttgtaTCTCCAGGATATGTTGCCCCTTTGAGTGTATAAATTAACTGAAAAAATAATGCTTGTTTGGCAATGCAAATTCAAACATTCATTCTCTCATAACCTAAACTAAACATTCTTTGTAAAATTCTGTTGAACAATAAGTATAATGCCTATTTATATATtactgtatcatatttaatACACACAATTCTAGGGCCTATAAATGATCAATATGACCAAAACTTTACTTTTCACATTACTAAAAATCTGTTGTACACAATCTACTTCATGCCTTCTGTCCTCTAACTGATAGTTCATACTTTTTTTATCAAGTCTTTTTTGCTCATAAATTTGCTTACGTACTGAATTGTTAAATATATCAACATTTATCATAAGGTGAGTAGATTTCCCACTACAGGTGGtcatgttgtttttaaatgctgCCCATGagctaaacaaaaaaataggaAGAAAGTCaatatatctaaatattcaCAACAAACACCCTTTCAACAAGAAACCAAGACATGAGACAAGTGGCCAAGAGCGCATTTGGAGAGAGCATTAGATGTCCAGGGACGCGCAGAATGACGTAGAATTCACGGCTAGATGACGTAGAAGACGTCGGTTCAACTTTCATTTCGAAAGTATTTTTCAGACATGACGGATTGACGTCTTTTCCACGGTAATTAAACGTCCAGATGTTTCCTGGGTATATAGACAGAATTCTtttcattatcattattttacttccagCAGTTTCACCAAGAGGTAAGTGTTATGATATATAtgcagatttttaaatgtttatatgttgTATTTGACATcaagaaatacattttctgttGCTGATAGTGAAGAATATTCATGATTTTAAAAACTGAAAGTGACAGTCACAGCTGAAGTCAGGTGAATTCCGTTAGGTCAGATAAGGCTGGAGTGTCAAAGCATGGTAATTCTTCCGCATTAATCCTGcattccgttttttttttccgGCTTAAAATGACCCCCGTAAATCGTGTTCAGTTATGCTAGTTACTGTATGATGACTGAAATCGCGAAATGGCAACAATTAACTAAATAAACTGCGAAAATGTCATGTTTTCTAATATGTCATGGACGGAACGGAGCGCAAGCTCGAGCGCTTTGGAAAGGAGAAAGCTGCGCGGACGCGTTTTCCGTGCGTTAATCATaacttaatcacttaattatctcagtaactttaactctgcttcagtgttattttaactctatgtagagagggaccatatgttctctgagcagatCGAGCTGATTTAACtatggggattttgctgtgtatataGGCTAAGTGTGGTTTTATTGTGGTCACTTGATTACCCAACAACCCATTGTGTCTTACGATGTGTAACacatcttaaaataaataaataaattcaacatGTAAAAATGGTATGTTTAATTATGGTTGAAGCCTGGGCTGGAGTGGGGTCCATTTTTAAGGTGCATTCCCGCCATGCTGAAATCACCGTAATTGTTTTTACAGGTTCTCACTCTCTGTGGATGCTTATAACTTACATTAATGGAGAAACACAATTTCCTAAATTATCTGCCACATTTATGTTGGATGACATCACAGTAGGATATTATGATTATGAGACAAGAAGCTATGTTGCAAGAGGAAATACTACAAATGAAGATGATGTAATGGATCCAAATCACCTCAATACCATAAGCAATTATATGATTGCTCATTTTATTGATAGATCAGATTATCTGAGACCCATCAACCACACAGAAAGTAAGTTCATTTGGCTAAATTGTTTTTAGCTTTGAGACAGATAATTATATCACTGCTTATATTATGACTGTGTTTCGTGTCTATTAATGAAAGATACATACAAAGTTtctttttgtacaaaaaaatacataagtTCTTCAGATGAACTGAAtggtaaatatttgtttataatttaGAGCTAGTTTCGAAATAGTTCATGTGGCCAGGTGtattgacatttttttctttccaaacAGGTCATATAGTTTATCAGGTGATGGCTCTTTGCGAACATCTTGACAATGATAAATCTGGCCAAATGATCACCAAGAATGCATATAGAGGCTCCACAATTGATGAACTGCATTTTTTGGATGGCAAATTCACATATCACGGTTCTTTAAATTTCACGACTCAGCAAATAAAACCCTATCTAGAACTGTCCATGTGGCGTCATGAGAATATATTCTACCCAGCCTGCATAAAAACTCTGAAGAATTACCTCAAAAAGAGAGGAACACAAGTCAACAGAAAAAGTACTTATACATGTATTTTCTCAATGCAATGATACTAtaattacatacatttatattcaTAGGTACATTCCCTTATTCATTTTTCTCTCATTTTTTCCTTCTGCAGTAAAGCCGCGAGTCAGACTCATTCAGAAATCAAACTCAGATTCTGGAGGGTTTCGTGTGAGTTGTTTGGCAACAGGATTTTACCCTCGTCACATCAACCTGACCCTGTTCAGAGATGGACAGCCTGTACCTGATCACGAGATCACTGGAGGAGATCTGCTGCCCAATGGTGACGGGACGTACCAGATGAGGAAGAGTCTGGAGATCAGTgcagacaaacacaaatacacctGCTCTGCCACACACCTCAGTCTGGACAACAAACTGGACGTCACTTTGGGTATGAGCGCTTACAGAAAACAATTTAACAATCAAAACAAATCAAGTCTCTCATCTGTGGTTTATGTTTCAGAGTATGAACACGGGGAACCATTTAAATCAGTGACTCCTTCAGTTCTGATGGTTTTGACTCTGATGGTGTTTGGAACTGCAGCATATGCTAAAACTGCATGGAAAAAACGACGTGCAGGTATGACAAGAATTAAAATAGATATGGGTTTAGAGAACAACTTACTGGAATTTTCAACATAATGGACATTTCATCTATTCCTTTAAGACAATATGTATAATTTGGGTATTCATAGTGTTTAGCTATAGTATAATATTGCcttatttcttcattttttgATTTAGATTCATGTAGAAGTGTTTATTCTACTCCTTCTTGTAAGTACTTTTAGTTCCTTATTTGTTAACGATTATATAAAGCATTAATTGTCAGTTTGTTCTCAAACAGAAAATACTGTTGTCACAAACCATGTCTGTCCATGTTGCATGTACACCTGTAAGCAATgttggggtaacgcattacaagtaaatTGAGTGAATGTGAacacatttactcatctcacttgcacgaaaacattcagtattcctcaaaatgaataaaaacagtgaaatgcaatctcagaatttcatgcaaacctgtaataattagctattttaaaatacactaatatactttatgtatttaatctcactttattaaccaatgtctttgctgctgaccttcaatgatccaattcaacctactaataagcaaaaattactgtagattagatttagaaataagcaATATTTCACAACAGCATTATTTCACTTGTGAAAGCACATTATATGGGGCGTTAGAACGCATTTTTCTATTCTAATGCgctactttcccattgtttttctatgtgaaCAGAACAGATGGACGTGCATGACCATTAAACTTGCGTCTCGCGTCTTTTGCAGTGCCTCGCACATGAGTGCCGCATTTTTAAGACGTGGTGccaagttaaaagaatttcaacttttacacgcagcgctgctcatcaatgtcagttccaaaacagttgaccaatcagaagaactcaGAGGCGGGgctcattattatcttattttccATGTCAAAACTCGTATCTATCAATTCTTCTGTTTGCCTATTTCTGTTATTTCCGTTATTGTCATTATTGCATCACGTCTCGAGACCCTCGCGTTCTATGCTGTGCTTTGCGTTTTTAGACGCATTCTGTCTGAATGGCCCTtatcattattatacattattt from Chanodichthys erythropterus isolate Z2021 chromosome 24, ASM2448905v1, whole genome shotgun sequence includes these protein-coding regions:
- the LOC137014990 gene encoding major histocompatibility complex class I-related gene protein-like, whose translation is MFPGYIDRILFIIIILLPAVSPRGSHSLWMLITYINGETQFPKLSATFMLDDITVGYYDYETRSYVARGNTTNEDDVMDPNHLNTISNYMIAHFIDRSDYLRPINHTESHIVYQVMALCEHLDNDKSGQMITKNAYRGSTIDELHFLDGKFTYHGSLNFTTQQIKPYLELSMWRHENIFYPACIKTLKNYLKKRGTQVNRKIKPRVRLIQKSNSDSGGFRVSCLATGFYPRHINLTLFRDGQPVPDHEITGGDLLPNGDGTYQMRKSLEISADKHKYTCSATHLSLDNKLDVTLEYEHGEPFKSVTPSVLMVLTLMVFGTAAYAKTAWKKRRADSCRSVYSTPSSSKESLESK